TCACCTCTAAAGCTTCGTCAGGAAAGACACCACCACCATCAAACACTTTACGACCATTTTTAGTTTTAAAGACATTGTAATTTTCTTGTTTAACTCTTACAGCGTTACCGTTGTCATCTCTGTTCCAATAATCTAAAGCCTGTATACATCTTCCAGAAGGTGTGTAATATCTTGATATTGTTACTTTTAATTGTGTACCATAAGTTAGCTTTTTAGGACGTTGTACTAGTCCTTTACCAAAACTTCTAGACCCAACTATAACTGCACGATCAATGTCTTGTAGTGTCCCAGAAACAATCTCTGATGCAGATGCACTGCGACCATCAATTAATACTACAACTGGGATGTTTGTGTCTATAGGTTCTTTAGATGTGTAATAGGTTTTATTGTATTTTTTTACTTTAGATTTTGTGGTAACTACTAATTGTCCCTTTGGTACAAACAGGTTAACTACATTAACCGCTTCGTTTAATAAGCCACCAGGATTACCTCTTAAATCTAAGATTACTTGTGTTGCACCTTGTGCTTTTAAATCTTTTAAAGCATAACCAGTTTGTAAAGACGCTTTTTCGTTAAATTTTTGAAGCACAATATAACCTGTTTTAGCGTCTATCATGGAAAAGTGAGGAACAGCATCAATTTCTATTTCAGATCGTGTAACAGTGGTTGTATTTGTTTTTCCTTGACGTTTATAGGTAATTTCTAATGTAGAGTTTGGTGTTCCTTTTAAAAGGTCTGAAGCATCACCATCAAAACCATCTAGTATTGTGCCATCTACTGCTGTAATTTCGTCACCAGCTTTTAATCCTGCTTTGTCTGCTGGATAGTCTTTGTAGGGCTCAATAACCAATAATTTATCTTTTAGTGTCTTAATCCTTGCTCCAACTCCTGTATAATCTCCTGTACGACGTATACGCTCTGCTTCTACATCTTGCTCGTTAT
The genomic region above belongs to Olleya sp. Hel_I_94 and contains:
- a CDS encoding S41 family peptidase, coding for MKNILKKRLIIPILAVTILFTGTAFKSDFFEIAKQIEIFTTLFKELNMNYVDETNPAELMDNAIKNMLNDLDPYTKFYNEQDVEAERIRRTGDYTGVGARIKTLKDKLLVIEPYKDYPADKAGLKAGDEITAVDGTILDGFDGDASDLLKGTPNSTLEITYKRQGKTNTTTVTRSEIEIDAVPHFSMIDAKTGYIVLQKFNEKASLQTGYALKDLKAQGATQVILDLRGNPGGLLNEAVNVVNLFVPKGQLVVTTKSKVKKYNKTYYTSKEPIDTNIPVVVLIDGRSASASEIVSGTLQDIDRAVIVGSRSFGKGLVQRPKKLTYGTQLKVTISRYYTPSGRCIQALDYWNRDDNGNAVRVKQENYNVFKTKNGRKVFDGGGVFPDEALEVTKNTAITDAILNSQSIFDFATTYYYNNKIEDISKFKLTDTDFNTFKNYLNTSGFEFETETEKALKKAMEVSKSENLDDDIGKDYKTLITNLDNSKAKAVENNKKQLINLLTDEIVKRYVYREGLYEYYKTHNEEIKTATDILSNTSKYNRYLN